From Varibaculum massiliense, a single genomic window includes:
- a CDS encoding RNA polymerase-binding protein RbpA: MAERALRGTSIGSKSLETEDGVVFAERRESLYICPQGHRFHMTFAAEVPAPAEWECKCGEMGELQYEEPAVEEDVKPVRPQRTHWDMLLERRSEEELQQLLKEQLEVLHSGALMDGVHYR; encoded by the coding sequence ATGGCAGAGCGCGCACTACGCGGAACAAGTATCGGTTCAAAAAGCCTTGAAACAGAGGACGGCGTAGTATTCGCGGAAAGACGCGAAAGCCTCTATATATGCCCCCAGGGACACCGTTTCCACATGACCTTTGCCGCCGAAGTTCCCGCTCCCGCCGAATGGGAATGTAAATGCGGGGAAATGGGAGAACTGCAATACGAAGAACCTGCCGTAGAAGAGGACGTGAAACCGGTACGCCCCCAGCGCACCCACTGGGATATGCTCTTGGAGCGTCGCAGTGAAGAAGAACTGCAGCAACTATTAAAAGAACAGCTAGAGGTACTGCACTCCGGTGCGCTGATGGACGGAGTTCACTACCGCTAG
- the lnt gene encoding apolipoprotein N-acyltransferase — protein sequence MVGSVIKAFWAAVASGVIAAGLLLAFPSAWGSYWLSAWLAMGLWLLILRRVRRRYALVISVLAALIFFLVLFRWVSISLGFSTPWIALALCETLFLTLWAGSVLAVRRLTSPVWTLWTAFSFAGIEAWRAAFPWTGMPWGMLGFSQVDSPLKGWIPLLGENGMAFLMVGVLAALVSVTWKISMPNLVSAGLALLVVIASGAGLPTLPTSNHSPKLQVAAMQGGVSWPIESTYSRPGTILAGHLAQARNSDLHGTQVIFWGEQAGDIDPRSDANWEAELQTWQAGQQIPLLFGTLVYREKTTSNQVLKLQDGNISQVYSKREPVPFGEFLPARPLISKLFPEQVKMLPRDMVAGKSPGIARVGDARVGTNICFEVALDSLVRDSVNAGANLLYFPTNNSSFGYSYQSLQQLQIARFRALEYDRSAAQVAVGGVSALITPGGEVLAQSGLFRADTLRAALPLRDTLTLQARFGSKINSFFCFGVLVGILLVGGALIFLKVQKRSFQHSQIAARSGRKADAKTGRGRIQHRSKRKGKK from the coding sequence ATGGTCGGATCTGTAATCAAAGCCTTTTGGGCAGCGGTAGCGTCCGGGGTCATCGCGGCAGGATTGTTGCTGGCTTTCCCCTCTGCTTGGGGGTCATATTGGCTCAGCGCCTGGTTAGCTATGGGGCTGTGGCTACTGATTTTGCGGCGGGTGCGTCGGCGCTACGCCCTGGTAATTTCCGTCCTGGCTGCCCTGATATTTTTCTTAGTGCTGTTTCGTTGGGTATCTATTTCGCTTGGTTTTTCCACTCCCTGGATTGCTCTCGCCCTTTGTGAAACCTTGTTTTTAACCCTCTGGGCGGGTTCGGTACTGGCGGTGCGGCGCCTGACCAGCCCCGTCTGGACTTTATGGACAGCGTTTTCTTTTGCTGGAATCGAGGCTTGGCGCGCCGCGTTTCCCTGGACGGGAATGCCTTGGGGAATGTTGGGATTCTCGCAGGTAGACAGTCCCTTAAAGGGATGGATACCGCTCTTAGGGGAAAATGGGATGGCTTTCCTAATGGTGGGGGTGCTGGCGGCGCTGGTTAGCGTCACCTGGAAAATCTCGATGCCTAATTTGGTATCTGCCGGTTTGGCGCTACTGGTGGTGATTGCCTCGGGTGCGGGACTGCCCACCCTCCCAACTTCAAATCATTCCCCAAAGCTGCAGGTTGCTGCTATGCAGGGGGGAGTTTCCTGGCCAATCGAATCTACCTATTCGCGCCCCGGCACTATTTTGGCAGGCCATCTGGCGCAGGCACGTAACAGTGATTTACACGGTACCCAAGTTATTTTTTGGGGTGAGCAAGCCGGCGATATTGATCCCCGCTCTGATGCTAACTGGGAAGCAGAACTGCAAACCTGGCAAGCCGGGCAGCAAATCCCCCTACTTTTTGGCACTTTGGTTTACCGAGAGAAAACTACCTCTAACCAGGTATTAAAGCTTCAGGACGGCAACATTTCGCAAGTGTATTCCAAACGGGAACCGGTACCTTTTGGAGAGTTTTTACCCGCCCGCCCGCTAATCTCCAAGCTGTTTCCCGAGCAAGTGAAGATGCTCCCGCGTGATATGGTAGCGGGCAAATCGCCAGGTATTGCCCGGGTTGGTGATGCCCGGGTGGGGACAAATATCTGTTTTGAGGTGGCGCTAGATTCTCTGGTGCGCGACAGCGTCAACGCAGGGGCAAACCTGCTTTATTTCCCCACTAATAATTCTTCTTTCGGGTATTCCTATCAGTCCCTTCAGCAGTTGCAGATAGCCCGGTTTCGCGCCCTCGAGTATGACCGCTCTGCCGCGCAGGTTGCCGTGGGGGGAGTGAGCGCTCTAATTACTCCCGGGGGTGAAGTTTTAGCACAATCTGGGCTTTTCCGTGCAGATACTTTAAGAGCAGCACTGCCTTTGCGCGATACTCTTACCCTTCAGGCGCGTTTTGGTTCGAAGATAAACTCTTTCTTCTGCTTCGGGGTGCTAGTAGGGATATTGCTAGTTGGGGGAGCTCTTATTTTCTTAAAGGTACAAAAACGTAGTTTCCAACATTCGCAAATAGCTGCCCGCAGCGGACGAAAAGCCGACGCTAAAACTGGGCGAGGGCGCATACAGCACAGATCAAAAAGAAAAGGAAAGAAATGA
- the tkt gene encoding transketolase, with protein sequence MTLKWNELDQRAVNMAKVLAGDAVEKAGSGHPGTPISLAAAAYLLYQRHLRFDPQDSTWLGRDRFVLSAGHASLLQYIQLYLAGQNMELEDLKKFRTFGSYTPGHPEYRHTKGVEVTTGPLGSGFAAAVGFAMASRRAHGMLDPDTPLGESPFDHNVYVIAGDGCLQEGISGEVSSLAGVQDLGNLIVIWDDNHISIEDDTDVSFQEDVLKRYESYGWHTQRVNWLQEDGSYREDVEALDQAINVAKAEKHRPSIIALRTIIGWPSPNMQNTGAIHGAKLGETELKGLKAALGADLDKMFDIDQEAVNHARDNAAARAKAAHGDWDPRFEQWKQTNPAKNQLLERILAGKLPEGIEEALPVFPAGQSLATRAASGKVISAIGAVMPEYWGGSADLAGSNNTTIAGAPSFIPESAQTDMWKGNPFGRVLHFGVREHGMGGIMNGIAIDGLTRVFGGTFFVFSDYMRGAVRLAALMNIPVTYVWTHDSIGVGEDGPTHQPVEHLIAYRAIPNLAIVRPMDANETAAAWLAILRQHGPAGLILTRQALPVYQREDMEGAGADALASAKNVSKGAYVLADSEGEPEVILLASGSEVQYALEARAALAKESIAARVVSVPCMEWFKAQDAAYREQVLPSAVKARVSIEAGLVDPWRDLVGDNGESIGLDDFGLPGAAAELFAHYGLDSEHVVAAAKRSLARVSS encoded by the coding sequence ATGACCCTTAAGTGGAATGAACTCGATCAGCGCGCAGTTAATATGGCGAAGGTCTTAGCCGGCGATGCGGTAGAAAAAGCCGGTAGCGGACATCCGGGAACTCCGATTTCCCTAGCAGCCGCGGCTTACTTGTTATACCAGCGTCATTTGCGTTTTGATCCGCAAGATTCCACTTGGCTGGGACGAGATCGCTTTGTACTCTCGGCCGGACATGCTTCCTTGCTGCAATACATCCAATTGTATTTGGCAGGACAAAATATGGAGCTGGAGGATTTAAAGAAATTCCGGACCTTCGGTTCCTACACCCCCGGTCACCCCGAATATAGACACACTAAGGGCGTAGAAGTAACCACCGGACCGTTGGGTTCTGGATTTGCCGCGGCGGTAGGGTTTGCAATGGCTTCCCGGCGCGCCCACGGGATGTTGGATCCAGATACTCCCCTAGGTGAAAGTCCTTTTGATCATAATGTTTATGTAATTGCTGGTGACGGCTGTTTGCAAGAAGGAATTTCGGGAGAAGTTTCTTCGCTGGCGGGCGTGCAGGACCTGGGTAACCTGATCGTGATTTGGGATGATAACCACATTTCTATTGAGGACGATACCGATGTTTCTTTCCAGGAAGATGTCCTAAAGCGCTACGAATCTTATGGCTGGCACACTCAGCGGGTTAACTGGCTGCAAGAAGACGGCAGTTACCGTGAAGACGTAGAAGCCCTTGACCAGGCAATAAATGTCGCCAAGGCGGAAAAGCATCGTCCTTCGATTATTGCCTTGCGGACGATTATCGGTTGGCCTTCGCCTAATATGCAAAACACGGGTGCCATTCATGGTGCCAAGCTGGGAGAAACCGAACTTAAAGGGCTTAAAGCCGCTTTGGGTGCAGACCTGGATAAAATGTTCGATATTGATCAAGAGGCAGTAAATCATGCCCGAGATAATGCTGCTGCCCGCGCTAAGGCAGCTCATGGCGACTGGGATCCCCGCTTTGAACAATGGAAACAAACAAACCCCGCCAAGAATCAGCTCTTAGAACGGATTTTAGCTGGTAAACTTCCCGAAGGTATCGAGGAAGCGCTACCGGTATTTCCTGCCGGACAGTCCCTGGCTACCCGCGCAGCCTCTGGAAAAGTTATTTCCGCAATCGGAGCAGTCATGCCCGAATATTGGGGTGGTTCCGCTGACCTCGCCGGTTCCAACAACACTACGATTGCCGGTGCCCCCAGTTTTATCCCCGAATCCGCACAAACTGATATGTGGAAGGGGAACCCCTTTGGACGGGTACTGCACTTTGGGGTGCGCGAACACGGTATGGGCGGGATTATGAATGGCATCGCCATTGACGGACTCACCCGAGTATTCGGGGGCACCTTCTTTGTGTTCAGCGACTATATGCGGGGCGCGGTGCGCCTGGCCGCTCTCATGAATATCCCGGTCACCTATGTGTGGACCCACGATTCCATTGGAGTTGGCGAGGACGGCCCCACCCACCAGCCAGTTGAACACCTAATCGCTTACCGCGCTATCCCCAACTTAGCGATAGTTCGCCCCATGGATGCTAATGAAACTGCCGCAGCTTGGCTGGCAATTTTACGGCAACACGGACCGGCAGGCTTGATCTTAACTCGTCAAGCTCTACCCGTTTACCAGCGTGAAGACATGGAAGGTGCCGGAGCCGACGCTTTGGCCAGCGCCAAGAATGTCAGCAAGGGTGCTTATGTTCTCGCTGATAGCGAGGGCGAGCCGGAGGTAATCTTGCTGGCTTCAGGATCCGAGGTGCAATATGCTCTCGAGGCACGAGCTGCTCTGGCGAAGGAATCGATTGCTGCCCGGGTAGTGTCGGTTCCCTGTATGGAATGGTTTAAGGCGCAAGACGCTGCCTACCGTGAACAGGTACTTCCCTCCGCAGTTAAGGCTCGTGTGTCGATTGAGGCAGGTCTGGTTGATCCCTGGCGTGACCTAGTTGGAGACAACGGAGAAAGCATCGGTCTAGACGACTTCGGTCTGCCAGGCGCTGCCGCCGAGCTATTTGCACACTACGGACTAGACAGTGAACATGTAGTCGCTGCCGCCAAACGCAGCCTAGCGCGGGTGTCTTCCTAG
- a CDS encoding polyprenol monophosphomannose synthase, with protein MTDTVIAIPTYNEAETLPLQVAKLRREIPQADLVIVDDNSPDGTGQLAEQLASKDRGVKVVHRAEKAGLGPAYLEAFSWAAAAGYTWVVQMDADGSHRVRDLKKLLARRLWPSQPDLVIGSRWIRGGRLQGWSRLREALSRAGNAYIGAWLRLGIGDATAGFRVYRLDFLSRLALEDLDSRGYCFQIDMTRRAVRAGGKIVEVPITFQERAAGDSKMSGAIILEALAKVTRWGLNDLFKPQSYRH; from the coding sequence ATGACAGATACGGTAATCGCTATTCCCACCTATAACGAGGCGGAAACTCTGCCGCTTCAAGTAGCGAAACTGCGCCGAGAAATTCCGCAGGCAGACTTGGTGATTGTAGATGATAACTCTCCTGATGGTACCGGACAGCTGGCAGAGCAGCTTGCTAGTAAAGATAGGGGAGTGAAGGTAGTACACCGGGCAGAAAAAGCTGGGCTAGGTCCTGCCTATTTGGAAGCGTTTTCTTGGGCAGCCGCTGCCGGATACACCTGGGTGGTACAGATGGATGCGGATGGTTCCCACCGGGTGCGTGATCTGAAAAAACTACTTGCGCGCCGTCTGTGGCCAAGTCAGCCGGATCTGGTGATTGGTTCTCGTTGGATTAGGGGAGGGCGCCTGCAGGGCTGGTCAAGGCTGAGGGAGGCGCTTTCGCGGGCGGGCAATGCCTATATTGGAGCCTGGCTGCGTCTAGGAATCGGGGATGCTACCGCCGGTTTTCGGGTCTACCGGCTAGATTTCCTTAGTCGCCTGGCGCTAGAAGATTTGGATTCGCGGGGATATTGTTTCCAGATTGATATGACCCGCCGCGCGGTTAGAGCCGGGGGAAAAATCGTGGAAGTACCGATTACTTTTCAAGAACGCGCTGCTGGAGATTCTAAAATGTCCGGTGCCATAATTTTAGAAGCCCTAGCTAAAGTTACCCGTTGGGGACTAAATGACCTGTTCAAGCCGCAATCATATAGACACTAA